The Novosphingobium kaempferiae genome includes a window with the following:
- a CDS encoding spore coat U domain-containing protein, protein MPLIFRKLLPIMALALAMAATPASACTVAGSTVSLGTPSSYAVAATAQQGSGSAGLQCDVTLALLTTHYVGLRLDATTFLLTGPNSQTISFIPSLTQNGTAMTVGTFQNLSSLSVLSLFSGTNSTVPIYIRTVPKSALPAGTYNGFMDLRWYYSVCSVGVVACLSYSASPGFVRPVLGAPTWGSGTAVRINVQLVIQNDCIITAPNATFGSAPLVSSFNPITRTILIRCSAGASYSVGLDNGGNALNGVRRMRAGTTSNYISYDIYKSATSTSRWGPTGTDRRSSSGADTNAGTYDSVTTQGYTYRAEVLPGQVTPPAGAYTDTVRIDVTF, encoded by the coding sequence ATGCCGCTGATCTTCCGCAAGCTGCTGCCCATCATGGCGCTCGCATTGGCGATGGCTGCCACTCCGGCTTCGGCCTGCACGGTCGCGGGATCGACCGTCTCGCTCGGAACACCGAGTTCCTACGCCGTCGCCGCGACCGCGCAGCAGGGGAGCGGCTCGGCGGGGCTCCAGTGCGACGTCACCCTGGCCCTGCTGACCACGCATTACGTCGGGCTGCGGCTGGACGCGACCACCTTCCTGCTTACCGGGCCGAACAGCCAGACGATCTCGTTCATCCCCTCGCTGACGCAGAACGGCACGGCGATGACGGTGGGGACGTTCCAGAACCTTTCCTCGCTCAGCGTGCTCAGCCTGTTCTCGGGGACCAACAGCACGGTGCCGATCTACATCCGCACCGTGCCCAAGTCGGCGCTGCCCGCGGGAACCTACAACGGCTTCATGGACCTGCGCTGGTACTACTCGGTGTGTTCGGTGGGGGTGGTGGCGTGCCTGAGCTATTCGGCGAGCCCGGGCTTCGTGCGGCCAGTCCTGGGCGCACCGACATGGGGCAGCGGCACGGCGGTAAGGATCAACGTGCAGCTCGTGATCCAGAACGACTGCATCATCACCGCGCCCAACGCGACTTTCGGCTCTGCCCCGCTGGTGAGCAGCTTCAACCCGATCACCCGGACCATCCTGATCCGCTGCAGCGCCGGGGCGTCCTACAGCGTCGGCCTCGACAACGGCGGCAACGCGCTCAACGGGGTACGCCGGATGCGGGCGGGCACGACGAGCAACTACATCAGCTACGACATCTACAAGTCCGCCACCTCGACCAGCCGCTGGGGCCCGACCGGGACGGACAGGCGCAGCAGTTCCGGCGCGGACACCAACGCCGGAACCTACGATTCCGTCACCACGCAGGGCTATACCTACCGGGCGGAAGTGCTGCCGGGCCAGGTCACGCCGCCCGCCGGAGCCTATACCGACACCGTGCGGATCGACGTGACGTTCTGA
- a CDS encoding TonB-dependent receptor, with translation MSVRLVSHVALVWAAVMSTPVVAQEEGPAADAANDGDIIVTARKREERAIDVPIAVTAISGATLEKRGARNLADFLQEAPGVGIYDGGSALGTKITIRGISTSLGANENGFYLDDLPFTGVTVPLSPDVRSWDLDRVEILRGPQGTLFGEGSMGGTVRILTRGADLDNWEAKAQGMVSDTKGGGTNGGAKGAFNAPIIPGVLAVRVAGTHERYQGWIDNSDAGTTNVNDQTYDTFRAKARFDPTDRLSFTGSYWWSKSDFPEGGSNARDGAQQSRSTVPSSKSRMELYGGTARYDLGGAELFYSYSHLDFGVPQQGASPFGSIDVNIDIAVDAHELRLASTGDGPLKWTVGGYARNSQRNDTVKFPAFGVDNDAELRTRARALFGEATYTLPGAPIDLTAGLRYFEDRLRGFEANSGVVTDQPGNTYHSWNPRFSVAWHPVENTTIYASAAKGFRSGQLQPTVPLTLGPIYGVNLPAALSQDSIWTYEVGAKADLWGRRLTLEGAVFYSDWKDVAVRIPIPGTSFNGLINSDGTRTKGVELSLVAQPVKGLSLSAGGAYVDAEYVGAVDGTAIVKGSAVDDVAKFTANAAIDYSTAITDTLQAFGRIGWQHSSPRRNSSYSYFLPGDTIDRVDARIGFDFERFTVAFFADNLTNEGGATSYRSVEQLSATEFDITSNRLRPRTVGIEASFDFGGPAR, from the coding sequence ATGTCCGTCCGTCTCGTAAGCCATGTCGCACTGGTCTGGGCCGCCGTCATGAGCACGCCCGTCGTCGCGCAGGAAGAGGGGCCCGCCGCCGACGCCGCGAATGACGGCGACATCATCGTCACCGCCCGCAAGCGCGAGGAACGCGCCATCGACGTGCCGATCGCGGTCACGGCGATAAGCGGCGCCACGCTGGAGAAGCGCGGCGCGCGCAACCTTGCGGACTTCCTGCAGGAAGCACCCGGCGTCGGCATCTACGACGGCGGGTCGGCGCTCGGCACCAAGATCACGATCCGCGGCATCTCGACTTCGCTCGGCGCGAACGAGAACGGCTTCTACCTCGACGACCTGCCGTTCACCGGCGTCACCGTGCCGCTCAGCCCCGACGTGCGTTCCTGGGATCTCGACCGCGTGGAGATCCTGCGCGGGCCGCAGGGCACGCTGTTCGGCGAAGGCTCGATGGGCGGCACCGTGCGCATCCTGACGCGCGGCGCGGACCTCGACAACTGGGAGGCCAAGGCGCAGGGCATGGTGTCCGACACCAAGGGCGGCGGCACCAACGGCGGCGCCAAGGGCGCGTTCAACGCCCCGATCATCCCCGGCGTCCTCGCGGTGCGCGTCGCCGGCACGCACGAGCGCTATCAGGGCTGGATCGACAACAGCGATGCCGGCACCACCAACGTCAACGACCAGACTTACGACACCTTCCGCGCCAAGGCGCGCTTCGACCCGACCGACCGCCTGTCGTTCACCGGCAGCTACTGGTGGTCGAAGTCCGACTTCCCCGAAGGCGGCAGCAATGCGCGCGACGGGGCGCAGCAGTCGCGCTCGACGGTGCCGTCCAGCAAGAGCCGCATGGAGCTTTACGGCGGCACCGCGCGCTACGATCTGGGTGGGGCGGAGCTGTTCTACTCCTACTCGCACCTCGACTTCGGCGTGCCGCAGCAGGGCGCGTCGCCGTTCGGCAGCATCGACGTCAACATCGACATCGCGGTGGACGCGCATGAACTGCGCCTCGCCTCGACCGGCGACGGGCCGCTCAAGTGGACCGTGGGCGGCTATGCCCGCAACAGCCAGCGCAACGACACGGTGAAGTTCCCGGCCTTCGGCGTGGACAACGACGCCGAATTGCGCACCCGCGCCCGCGCCCTGTTCGGCGAAGCGACCTACACGCTGCCGGGCGCGCCGATCGACCTGACCGCAGGCCTGCGCTACTTCGAGGACCGCCTGCGCGGCTTCGAGGCGAACTCGGGCGTCGTCACCGACCAGCCGGGGAACACCTACCATTCGTGGAACCCGCGCTTCTCCGTCGCGTGGCATCCGGTCGAGAACACGACGATCTATGCCAGTGCCGCCAAGGGCTTCCGCTCCGGCCAGCTCCAGCCGACCGTGCCGCTGACGCTCGGCCCGATCTACGGGGTGAACCTGCCCGCCGCGCTCAGCCAGGATTCGATCTGGACCTACGAAGTCGGCGCCAAGGCCGACCTGTGGGGCCGCAGGCTGACGCTCGAAGGCGCGGTGTTCTACAGCGACTGGAAGGACGTGGCCGTCCGCATCCCGATCCCGGGCACCTCGTTCAACGGCCTCATCAATTCCGACGGCACGCGCACCAAGGGCGTGGAGCTGAGCCTCGTCGCGCAGCCGGTGAAGGGCCTGAGCCTGTCGGCGGGTGGCGCCTACGTGGACGCCGAATATGTCGGCGCGGTGGACGGCACGGCCATCGTCAAGGGCTCGGCGGTCGACGACGTGGCGAAGTTCACCGCCAATGCCGCGATCGACTACAGCACCGCGATCACCGACACCCTGCAGGCGTTCGGACGCATCGGCTGGCAGCACAGCTCGCCGCGCCGCAATTCGTCCTATTCCTACTTCCTGCCGGGCGACACCATCGACCGCGTCGATGCGCGCATCGGCTTCGATTTCGAGCGGTTCACCGTGGCCTTCTTCGCCGACAACCTGACGAACGAGGGCGGGGCGACCAGCTACCGCTCGGTCGAGCAGCTCTCGGCGACCGAGTTCGACATCACCTCCAACCGCCTGCGTCCGCGCACGGTGGGCATCGAGGCGAGCTTCGACTTCGGCGGCCCGGCGCGCTGA
- a CDS encoding ThuA domain-containing protein, whose amino-acid sequence MRIAVRARLLALILIALTTFAGLASPAEARRKGPGTVLIVTHTTGFRHASIEPAAAAIAAMAKEAGMLVETTDAPERFDRPLDNVRVIALVSTTTRRNQPETEWLTGARRTAFQSFMRRGGGVLAIHGAADSHYGWDWYGRMIGARFARHPKGTPTGTLRRSPTSHPAIDGLPTEFTLTDEWYWLADVDPTLKPLLTLSPTSIGEPDTGLQPIAWAHAFEGGRVFYTALGHPPEAWQDPVVLNHVRGGLLWAAGIAGKGRR is encoded by the coding sequence ATGCGCATCGCAGTCCGAGCACGGCTTCTGGCGCTGATTTTGATAGCGCTAACGACATTTGCCGGCCTCGCGAGTCCCGCCGAGGCGCGGCGCAAGGGGCCGGGCACGGTTCTCATCGTCACGCACACCACCGGCTTCCGCCATGCATCGATCGAGCCTGCCGCCGCCGCCATCGCCGCCATGGCGAAGGAGGCGGGCATGTTGGTCGAGACGACCGACGCGCCCGAACGGTTCGACCGGCCGCTCGACAATGTGCGCGTGATCGCGCTGGTCAGCACCACCACGCGGCGCAACCAGCCCGAAACCGAATGGCTGACAGGCGCGCGGCGAACCGCGTTCCAGAGCTTCATGCGACGCGGCGGGGGCGTTCTGGCGATCCACGGCGCAGCCGACTCGCACTATGGCTGGGACTGGTACGGACGGATGATCGGCGCGCGCTTCGCCCGCCATCCCAAGGGCACGCCGACCGGCACGCTGCGGCGCTCGCCAACCTCGCACCCGGCCATCGATGGGCTGCCCACGGAGTTCACGCTCACCGACGAATGGTACTGGCTCGCCGACGTCGATCCGACGCTCAAGCCGCTCCTGACCCTGTCCCCCACCTCGATCGGCGAGCCAGACACCGGGTTGCAGCCGATCGCGTGGGCGCACGCCTTCGAGGGCGGGCGGGTGTTCTACACCGCGCTCGGCCATCCTCCCGAAGCCTGGCAGGATCCCGTGGTCCTGAACCACGTTCGCGGCGGCCTGCTATGGGCCGCCGGAATCGCCGGGAAAGGCAGGCGTTAG
- a CDS encoding LamG domain-containing protein: protein MSLRVALLLALVLSPAPALARQVTWTFDNLQSIGKLRPQVVGDPKVEDSTVGKAVVFDGVDDALYLGRHPLAGAAQFTVEATFRPDGGAFEQRWLHLASDDPANQTRMLFEIRVVGDSWYLDSFVKGKGYSQVLIDPKKLHPVGRWYHVAQTFDGKTYRSYVDGVLECEATLENFSPQMPGNASVGVRYNRVNYFHGAVRTARFTDRALKPGAFKLLRRK, encoded by the coding sequence ATGAGCCTGCGCGTAGCCCTGCTTCTCGCGCTGGTCCTGTCGCCAGCCCCGGCGCTGGCGCGTCAGGTGACGTGGACCTTCGACAACCTGCAGAGCATCGGCAAGCTGCGCCCGCAGGTGGTCGGCGATCCCAAGGTGGAGGACAGCACGGTCGGCAAGGCCGTGGTGTTCGACGGGGTGGACGATGCCCTCTACCTTGGCCGCCATCCACTGGCGGGTGCGGCGCAGTTCACCGTGGAGGCGACGTTCCGGCCCGACGGTGGCGCGTTCGAGCAGCGCTGGCTGCACCTCGCCTCCGACGATCCGGCGAACCAGACGCGGATGCTGTTCGAGATCCGCGTGGTCGGCGATTCGTGGTATCTCGACAGCTTCGTGAAGGGGAAGGGCTATTCGCAGGTGCTGATCGACCCGAAGAAGCTTCATCCGGTGGGCCGCTGGTATCACGTCGCCCAGACCTTCGACGGCAAGACTTATCGCAGCTACGTGGACGGCGTCCTCGAATGCGAGGCGACGCTTGAGAATTTCTCACCGCAGATGCCGGGAAATGCATCGGTCGGCGTGCGCTATAATCGCGTCAACTACTTTCATGGAGCAGTCCGCACGGCGCGTTTTACTGATCGGGCGCTGAAACCGGGCGCTTTCAAGCTCTTGCGCCGAAAGTAG
- a CDS encoding LamG domain-containing protein, with protein sequence MANRACSTLALAVAGLCVAVPGAQAQDAEGLLFRAPLDDGFDATVSGGAAVPNFKSDVSIVPDGAVEGAGRWTDGGYVAWEAPGNMLAQRGTLSFFWRSHTPVGEAPFVIFRASAGDHTSWDMAFLRIDWNGHGFDAFVTDANLSRVRVSWTIPTPPTPEAWHHVAFGWDEAQGVRLFWDGKQVAAKQQAADLDMELDQFGLAGRVIAPHQVQSRYNFMRGSDLDDIRVYDRMLDEGNVARLAARQEPAAPPAPPAADIRAAWLHRFGWDTAAPPALAEATTVVRKVEFADAKDLKEWMWKGIDGIAETTWPGVYNRSRLPGRDDYFQLPDWNVYVEGGKTYELTLPQGAAFNRVEIRGAAYGALEWSPDGKASWSRLATRRKGVVRSATDTAVKTGGVLRFTNVMQEQPIQEIWAYDMHPGEVPAGTFQLSYTVNAKAASDLGALDRLNRFIAGRYPAHERATVVALPTSGVKAAVGAGSAGASGTAARSADDLPLVHVLLPSNFGDAPADRPLARAWNYGWENVHDGLDGVAIDLPAIDAKPDAKGLIPLDIRIKDPIWPERDMIDVQVSVRPGQPRTLWLDLRDRILTADSLYLTVASAAPDFGATSLDGMKVRMVFKDRKAAMAEHVADRFNQVKDNWAFLVEEHTASKRAGLYRRLYGDITDLLRVDPDNLEARRYWADIGYSQDQLPPFVQPEAPAGVPLWAFRQLEDLKLTREFVNWWIDKRQVPYGDFGGGISDDTDLTQQWPGLALMGVDPDKINASLKALSDAVYKNGMIVNGLSFISTDELHVYEEGINSDAERLYLNWGEPKAVERMMATVRGLKDVIRVNPAGHMHISSSWYGGSKIYRDEPWAWQKPYGFVIMHTPVLLGVFNADPTARGMVTGLIDGLLAHGKQGADGLWTFPNDISFDHDTERAGDGGGASLPMQSAWAAWRFTGDDKYLRPVLGRLGKSNFAPLTEINENAITVLDKRSAWRDAVLKAAAGGNDFARFEAWNATGDRSWLEALNAAGIADKAQHMYMYTEGHWWSDRVDAPNELLQRERLGGIALKRNQTYPGNAVSWRFADPEAAVKVALLVRDATPERFTVVAYNTTATEQRAEMGTWNVTAGTWEMTQGIAPDGGDTAQNGTETRLVELERGAALPVAFAPGTTTVLTFRLRDKAATQPEHRPDLGIGPDDVTRKGNRIGVTVHSLGSVDAPAGTVTLETPEGKVLSTVPVTALAAPRDLSPRTAQVSLTVPKGAPSVLHVRVSAGVPEVTQRNNLVVLGGEGGR encoded by the coding sequence GTGGCTAATCGGGCCTGTTCTACCCTCGCTCTGGCCGTGGCCGGCCTCTGCGTCGCGGTGCCCGGCGCGCAGGCGCAGGATGCCGAAGGGCTGCTGTTCCGCGCGCCGCTGGACGACGGGTTCGACGCCACCGTCTCCGGCGGGGCGGCGGTGCCCAACTTCAAGAGCGATGTCTCGATCGTGCCCGACGGCGCGGTCGAGGGCGCGGGGCGCTGGACCGACGGCGGCTACGTCGCGTGGGAAGCGCCGGGCAACATGCTGGCGCAGCGCGGCACGCTCTCGTTCTTCTGGCGCAGCCACACGCCGGTGGGCGAAGCGCCCTTCGTGATCTTCCGCGCCAGCGCGGGCGACCATACCAGCTGGGACATGGCATTCCTGCGCATTGACTGGAACGGCCACGGCTTCGACGCCTTCGTGACCGACGCCAACCTTTCGCGCGTGCGCGTGAGCTGGACTATCCCGACCCCGCCGACGCCCGAGGCATGGCACCACGTCGCCTTCGGCTGGGACGAGGCGCAGGGCGTGCGGCTGTTCTGGGACGGCAAGCAGGTCGCCGCGAAGCAGCAGGCGGCGGACCTCGACATGGAACTCGACCAGTTCGGACTGGCGGGCCGCGTGATCGCGCCGCATCAGGTGCAGAGCCGCTACAACTTCATGCGCGGCTCCGACCTCGACGATATCCGCGTCTACGACCGCATGCTGGACGAGGGCAACGTCGCCCGGCTTGCGGCGCGGCAGGAACCGGCGGCTCCTCCGGCGCCGCCCGCCGCCGACATACGCGCTGCGTGGCTCCACCGCTTCGGCTGGGACACGGCGGCCCCGCCCGCGCTGGCGGAGGCGACCACCGTGGTGCGCAAGGTGGAATTCGCCGACGCCAAGGATCTCAAGGAATGGATGTGGAAGGGCATCGACGGCATCGCCGAGACGACCTGGCCCGGCGTCTACAACCGCTCCCGCCTGCCGGGGCGTGACGACTATTTCCAGCTCCCGGACTGGAACGTCTATGTCGAGGGCGGCAAGACCTACGAACTGACGCTGCCGCAGGGTGCCGCCTTCAACCGGGTGGAGATTCGCGGCGCGGCCTATGGCGCGCTGGAATGGTCGCCGGACGGCAAGGCGTCATGGAGCAGGCTGGCGACGCGGCGGAAGGGCGTGGTGCGCTCCGCCACCGATACGGCGGTCAAGACCGGCGGCGTGCTGCGCTTCACCAACGTGATGCAGGAACAGCCGATCCAGGAGATCTGGGCCTACGACATGCATCCGGGCGAGGTGCCCGCCGGAACCTTCCAGCTCAGCTACACCGTGAACGCCAAGGCCGCTTCCGACCTCGGCGCGCTGGACCGGCTCAACCGCTTCATCGCCGGGCGCTATCCCGCGCACGAGCGCGCCACCGTGGTCGCGCTGCCGACGAGCGGGGTGAAGGCGGCGGTCGGCGCGGGCAGCGCGGGCGCATCGGGCACCGCCGCCCGCAGCGCCGACGACCTGCCGCTGGTCCACGTCCTGCTCCCGTCGAACTTCGGCGATGCCCCGGCGGACCGCCCGCTGGCGCGCGCATGGAACTACGGCTGGGAGAACGTGCATGACGGGCTCGACGGCGTGGCGATCGACCTGCCCGCCATCGATGCGAAGCCCGATGCGAAGGGGCTGATCCCGCTCGACATCCGCATCAAGGATCCGATCTGGCCGGAACGGGACATGATCGACGTGCAGGTCTCGGTCCGTCCCGGACAGCCGCGCACGCTCTGGCTCGACCTGCGCGACCGCATCCTGACCGCCGACAGCCTCTACCTCACCGTCGCCTCCGCCGCGCCCGATTTCGGCGCGACCTCGCTCGACGGGATGAAGGTGCGGATGGTCTTCAAGGACCGCAAGGCGGCCATGGCGGAGCATGTCGCGGACCGCTTCAACCAGGTGAAGGACAACTGGGCCTTCCTGGTGGAAGAGCACACCGCCTCCAAGCGCGCGGGGCTCTACCGCCGCCTCTACGGCGACATCACCGACCTCCTGCGCGTCGATCCGGACAATCTGGAGGCGCGGCGCTACTGGGCGGACATCGGCTATTCGCAGGACCAGCTGCCGCCATTCGTCCAGCCCGAGGCACCTGCGGGCGTGCCGCTCTGGGCCTTCCGCCAGCTCGAAGACCTCAAGCTGACGCGCGAGTTCGTGAACTGGTGGATCGACAAGCGGCAGGTGCCTTACGGCGACTTCGGCGGCGGCATCTCGGACGATACCGACCTCACGCAGCAGTGGCCGGGCCTTGCGCTCATGGGCGTCGATCCGGACAAGATCAACGCCTCGCTGAAGGCACTGTCGGATGCGGTCTACAAAAACGGGATGATCGTCAACGGGCTGAGCTTCATCAGCACCGACGAACTCCACGTCTACGAGGAAGGCATCAATTCCGACGCCGAGCGGCTCTACCTCAACTGGGGCGAGCCCAAGGCGGTCGAGCGGATGATGGCGACGGTGCGCGGCCTGAAGGACGTGATCCGCGTCAATCCCGCCGGGCACATGCACATCTCCTCAAGCTGGTACGGCGGCAGCAAGATCTACCGCGACGAGCCATGGGCGTGGCAGAAACCCTATGGTTTCGTCATCATGCACACCCCGGTCCTGCTGGGCGTGTTCAACGCCGACCCGACCGCGCGCGGCATGGTCACGGGGCTGATCGACGGGCTGCTGGCGCACGGCAAGCAGGGCGCGGACGGGCTCTGGACCTTCCCCAACGACATCAGCTTCGACCACGACACCGAGCGCGCGGGCGACGGCGGCGGGGCTTCGCTGCCGATGCAGTCGGCCTGGGCGGCATGGCGCTTCACCGGCGACGACAAGTACCTGCGCCCGGTGCTCGGCCGCCTCGGCAAGAGCAACTTCGCGCCGCTGACGGAGATCAACGAGAACGCCATCACCGTGCTCGACAAGCGCAGCGCGTGGCGCGACGCGGTGCTCAAGGCGGCGGCGGGCGGCAACGACTTCGCCCGGTTCGAGGCATGGAACGCGACCGGCGACCGGTCGTGGCTGGAGGCGCTGAACGCGGCGGGCATCGCCGACAAGGCCCAGCACATGTACATGTACACCGAGGGCCATTGGTGGAGCGACCGCGTGGATGCGCCCAACGAACTGCTCCAGCGCGAGCGGCTCGGCGGCATCGCGCTCAAGCGCAACCAGACTTATCCGGGCAACGCGGTGAGCTGGCGCTTCGCCGATCCCGAGGCGGCGGTGAAGGTCGCGCTGCTGGTGCGCGATGCGACGCCGGAGCGCTTCACCGTCGTCGCCTACAACACCACAGCCACCGAACAGCGCGCCGAGATGGGGACATGGAACGTCACCGCCGGCACCTGGGAGATGACGCAAGGCATCGCCCCGGACGGTGGAGACACGGCACAGAACGGCACCGAGACGCGCCTTGTGGAGCTTGAACGGGGCGCGGCGCTGCCCGTTGCTTTCGCACCGGGCACCACAACTGTCCTGACCTTCCGCCTGCGCGACAAGGCCGCCACCCAGCCCGAGCATCGCCCCGATCTCGGCATCGGACCCGACGACGTGACCCGCAAGGGCAACCGCATCGGCGTGACGGTCCACAGCCTCGGCTCGGTCGATGCGCCCGCCGGAACGGTGACGCTGGAGACGCCGGAGGGCAAGGTGCTCTCGACGGTCCCGGTCACCGCGCTCGCCGCGCCGCGCGATCTGTCGCCGCGTACTGCTCAGGTCTCGCTCACCGTGCCGAAGGGCGCGCCGTCCGTACTGCATGTGCGGGTATCGGCGGGCGTGCCGGAAGTGACGCAGCGCAACAACCTGGTCGTGCTTGGCGGGGAGGGCGGTCGATGA